One window of Dyadobacter sandarakinus genomic DNA carries:
- a CDS encoding formylglycine-generating enzyme family protein, with protein MSFYQNKIKRALVCVLAGAALLACEKKQTAEQKTADSLAMCMADGMPSRAAAIRNASFEPGKKDDTTGMVWINGGRFLMGADEFPDSRPLHNVTVGGFFMDEHEVTNAEFAAFVKATNYKTIAERPLNPADYPGVPADKLVPGSAVFTPTTTPVSLDNPLQWWNYVPGASWSHPEGPTSSIKGRENFPVTHVSYEDAAAYASWAGKRLPTEAEWEFAAQGGKGNHTYYWGDELKPGNKWVANIYQGSFPDKNTREDGYLTAAPVKSFPANPYGLYDLDGNVWEWCEDLYRPDYYAKSPGANPKGPSDSYDPDEPGAVKRVQRGGSFLCSDDYCIRYKAGSRGKGEVTSGSNNLGFRCVMDKK; from the coding sequence ATGAGTTTTTATCAAAATAAAATAAAGCGTGCACTGGTGTGCGTACTGGCCGGAGCAGCCCTGCTGGCTTGTGAAAAAAAACAGACCGCTGAGCAAAAAACAGCCGACAGCCTGGCCATGTGCATGGCCGACGGCATGCCATCCCGTGCGGCGGCCATCCGCAATGCGAGCTTTGAGCCGGGCAAAAAAGACGATACTACCGGTATGGTCTGGATCAATGGCGGCCGGTTTCTGATGGGTGCAGACGAATTTCCCGATTCGCGCCCGTTGCACAATGTAACCGTAGGCGGTTTTTTTATGGACGAGCACGAGGTCACCAATGCCGAATTTGCGGCATTTGTAAAAGCTACTAATTACAAAACCATTGCTGAGCGTCCACTGAACCCGGCCGATTATCCGGGCGTCCCGGCCGACAAGCTGGTACCCGGCTCGGCAGTGTTTACGCCTACCACTACACCTGTTTCGCTCGACAATCCGCTGCAATGGTGGAATTATGTGCCCGGAGCCAGCTGGTCGCACCCTGAGGGGCCGACGAGCTCCATCAAAGGCCGTGAAAATTTTCCCGTAACACACGTGTCATACGAAGATGCTGCTGCCTATGCCTCCTGGGCGGGCAAGCGGCTTCCTACCGAAGCGGAGTGGGAGTTTGCAGCCCAGGGCGGCAAAGGCAATCATACTTACTACTGGGGCGATGAGCTCAAACCCGGCAATAAATGGGTAGCCAATATTTACCAGGGCAGTTTTCCTGATAAAAACACGCGGGAAGACGGCTACCTTACCGCCGCACCCGTCAAATCCTTTCCGGCCAATCCATATGGTTTGTACGATCTGGACGGTAATGTGTGGGAATGGTGCGAAGATCTTTACCGACCGGACTATTATGCCAAAAGCCCTGGTGCAAACCCAAAAGGTCCCTCGGACAGCTATGACCCGGACGAGCCCGGTGCCGTAAAGCGCGTACAGCGTGGAGGATCTTTCCTGTGCAGTGACGATTATTGCATTCGTTACAAGGCAGGCAGCCGCGGAAAAGGCGAAGTAACCAGCGGCAGCAACAATCTTGGCTTTCGTTGTGTAATGGATAAAAAATGA
- a CDS encoding RBBP9/YdeN family alpha/beta hydrolase: MNVHFLTVPGLASSGPQHWQTIWEKHYPDTFSRVQQHNWDWPVKDDWVGQLQKQVAELAQPTVLVAHSMGCITVAHWAQEYAPGQVVGALLVAPADAEQSKRLSFVVGFSPIPLKTLPFKSIVVASTNDRYATLSRSKHFADHWGSEFINLGKKGHINAVSGLGDWPEGKEILQKLGSVTPAASF, from the coding sequence ATGAACGTGCACTTTTTAACCGTACCCGGACTCGCAAGCTCAGGCCCGCAGCATTGGCAGACCATCTGGGAAAAGCATTACCCTGATACTTTCAGCCGTGTGCAGCAGCATAACTGGGATTGGCCCGTCAAAGACGACTGGGTTGGCCAGCTGCAAAAGCAGGTAGCAGAACTTGCACAGCCAACAGTACTTGTGGCGCATAGTATGGGCTGCATTACTGTGGCACACTGGGCGCAGGAATATGCGCCCGGGCAGGTAGTCGGTGCATTGCTGGTAGCTCCTGCCGATGCGGAACAGTCGAAGCGGTTAAGTTTTGTGGTTGGTTTTTCACCGATTCCGCTTAAAACGTTACCTTTCAAAAGCATTGTCGTCGCAAGTACCAATGACCGTTATGCTACCCTCAGCCGGTCGAAGCATTTTGCAGATCATTGGGGAAGCGAGTTTATTAATCTTGGTAAAAAAGGGCATATCAACGCCGTTTCAGGGTTGGGTGACTGGCCCGAGGGCAAGGAGATCCTGCAAAAGCTGGGCAGTGTTACACCCGCAGCAAGCTTCTGA